The genomic DNA AGTcgaaaaatgtattgtatgctgctgcataaatgatgtacggtagctaagaaagtaatactaagtgtatgttgtgtagtaagctgttagtagccaatgtgcctcaccctaataatttggtctattttcacctctcaATTTTGCCTAACATTACTGTTCTGActcatgtagcctataacctgtttttgagaaatgccATCATCTAATATCGTAAGAGATTTTAATGTCTGCTTATATGCTCCCCTtatctgacttggtgtacagggaaaatACTGTAAGAGTGGCCCTTGTTCtgcattctgtcgctgtacatttcaaaagtgctgaacctACACTGTAGTTGTATTGCCTACGTCCGTCgtcgctcgctcattaatgtcttaatcgaaatgacAGAATGCCTGTTATCCGCTCATTGTTCCCTTATGCCatggtttgtacatctcaattgtcagtagaaaccacatttgtttaggcaagtcagtcatactgtatcagctatgtttttttttaaggcagtaaacaaggctgaatgaactgtttcgctgccagacaaggctgcgctgatagccaggtgtagcggtggtaaggattcactccatggtgctggaaGGAAAGgcctgctgttgggacagctttaacagtttgtgggcaccgcttGTCGCTTATaaagtgcaattcatgtattgtttagagttgtattgtttagtgttgtgttgtgtagtgtctttgctggcatgcatcaaaaaaaatacattctaaaatcaccactgtaacagacatctcaacatcaactgttcagaggagactgtgtgaaccaggccttcgtggtcgaattgctgcaaagaaaccactactaaaggacaccaataagaagaagagccttgtttgggccaagaaacacaagcaatggacattaggccgatggaaatctgtcctttggtctgatgagtccaaatttgagatttttggcttCAATCgccctgtctttgtgagacgcagagtaggtgaacggaggatctcctcatgtgtggttcccaccgtgaagcatggaggaggagtgatggtgtgggggtgcttttatggtgacactgtctgtgattaatttagaattcaagtcacacttaaccagcatggctaccacagcattctgcagcgatacgccatcccatctggtttgggcttagtgggacaatcatttgtttttcaacaggacaatcacCCTAAACACACTTCCAGGCAGAGTAAGGgctgggctatttgaccaagaatgagattGATgatgatgcatcagatgacctggcctccacaatcacctgacctcaacccaattgagatggtttaggatgagttggaccacagagtgaaggaaaagcagccaacaagtgctcagcatatgtgggaactccttcaaggctgttggaaaagcattcctaatgaagctggttgagagaatgccaagagtttgcaaagctgtcatcaaggcaaagggatgctactttgaagaatctaaaatatatttgtttaacgcttttttgattacaacatgattccatatgtgttatttcatagttttgatgtcttcactattattctacaatgtagaaaatagtaaaaataaagagaaacccttgaatgagtaggtgtgtccaaacttctgacgagtactgtatatatttcccTACTTTTGATTTCTGTCAACCAAGATGACACCACCATGTATAAGACATTCTGCAACCTTCTTGTTCCTTGTCCGCTCAATGAAGGTAGGAGAGGTGTTAAAAGGCATTATATGTGAAATCAATAATTGGATATTTACCGTCGGTTCTCTTTCTCTTCATTGCTGATGGAGACAGGAGGAAAGGCAACAATGTGCCCTCTTTTGTTGTGTTGAATACCTCATTGATCCTCTCTGCTGCTTGCAAATCAAGGACTGCTGTGTTTGTTAGTGTGGCATTGTGAAAAAGTATACGTGTCTATTCCAGATTATGGACAAACCATCCTTGTCCTtaggagagatggtacagttgcTGGTCTATTTCTTATTGTGGTGTACAGACAGTATATCAAtagtaaattaaaaaaaacacaggACACAACTTAAAAACAGAACAAGACTCACCTCTAGGCCTGTTATCTGTCTCAATCCCAATATGTATTTATATACTGAATATATACCATACGTCGGTTATACACACTAATTGGCTACCAGTCTGTTGTtggtaaatacagttgaagtcagaagtttccatacacctcggttggagtcattaaaactcgtttttcaaccagaccacaaatttcttgttaacaagctatagttttggcaagtcggttaggacatctactttgtgtatgacacaagtaatttttccaacaattgtttacagacagattatttcacttataattcactgtatcacaattccagtgggtcagaagtttacatacactaagttgactgtgcctttaaacagcttggaaaattccagaaaatgatgtcatggctttagaagcttctgataattgacatcatttgagtcaattggagatatacctgtgtatgtatttcaaggcccaccttcaaactcagtgcctctttgcttgacatcatgggaaaatcaaaagaaatcagccatgacctcagaaaaaaaattgtagacctccaaaaatctggttcatccttgggagcaatttccaaacacctgaaggtaccacactcatctgtacaaacaatagtatgcgagtataaacaccatgggaccacgcagccgcagatatattgaagcaacacctcaagacatcagtcaggaagttaaagcttggtcgcaaatgggtcttccaaattgacaatgaccccaagcatacttccgaatttgtggcaaaatggctgaagtacaacaaagtcatggtattggagtggccatcacaaagccctgacctcaatcctatagaacatttgtgggcagaactgaaaaaacgtgtgtgagcaaggaggcctacaaacctgactcagttacaaaattcacccaacttattgtgggaagcttgtagaaggctacgcgaaacatttgacccatgttaaacaatttaaagacaatgctaccaaatactaattcagtttatgtaaacttctgacccactgggaatgtgatgaaagaaataaaagctgaaataaataattctctctactattattctgacatttcacattcttaaaataaagtggtgatcctaactgacctaagacaggtaatttttactggaattaaacgtcaggaattgtgaaaaactgagttttaatttatttggctaaggtgcatgtaaacttccgacttcaactgtatatattattgTCTATGGGATCAAATATTTCTCTTTACCTTGTTAGTAAATATGATCTAATACATTTACCAACGCAAGCATTTGATAACATTCATTTGTTTACTAGGGCAAGATAAAATGAAGGAAAGTATTTCCCTGTGCTTCAAAGCAAGCCATCCTTGAGCGGGCGATGTTCAGTTAATGGTCGATTAGGCTTTCAGGAAGCCACTGCTTCACCAACCGACAGAGGACGATATGGCAAACATCTGTCAGCGTGCAAACTGACTCTTCCTCAAGAGTCAAGACACACAGAGATCTCAGCTGCTGTGGCTTGCATGGGAGTCACACGACAGACCCCTCTGTCTGTaaggcacatacacacaggggagattCCCCTTGTGATAATCTGTGAATAACATTATAAACGGGGATGGAACACACCTTAACCTTGGGGTTTGAATGGTTTGCCTGGCACGTACCCTGAAAGTGAGATGCTCAGTCTGCATTCCTGACTGTGCTCCTGGGAGAGGAAGGAACACCTGCACTCAGCTCAGGGCAGGTCTCTAGTGTGAAACAGGGTTCAAAGAGAAGTCACAGAGATGGGCAAAAAAGcgctctttcactctctcacacacacacactgggggaaTAACTAACACTTAAGCTGGGTAGATTCGAAGAAATAGGAGAAAGGTCACGCTTCATGAGATTTGTACACAACACAGAGCTTCTCAATGCTCCTTTTGTGCGTGATTTCTTAGAACCGGCAGCCGTAGATAAGTGTTTAGGTGTATTGTGTATCTATGGCTATGAGGATGATACACACCATCTTAACCTGACGTCATCCCTTGGGTCTGGGGCCCATCCTTTATAACCACTCTACATCCACCTATCCTATCCCCTCCGTCCACCTGTTACCATGGCAACTGGGGGAGAGCTTCTTCTTTAAAGTGTGTGTTATTAAGGATAAAGTTTCCCCCCATGTTGCGTGATCACTCCGCACACCACTACACAGCATGCCCTTTTCCCTGCCACTGCACACCGCTACACAGCATGCCCTGTTCCCTGCCACTGCACGCCGCTACACAGCATGCCCTGTTCCCTGCCACTGCACGCCGCTACACAGCATGCCCTGTTCCCTGCCACTGCACGCCGCTACACAGCATGCCCTGTTCCCTGCCACTGCACGccactacacaccatgtcctgttcCCTGCCACTGCACACCACTACACAGCATGCCCTGTTTCCTGCCACTGCACACCATGCCCTGTTCCTTGCCACTGCACACCGCTCCACAGCATGCCCTGTTCCCTGCCACTGCACACCACTACACAGCATGCCCTGTTCCCTGCCACTGCACACCATGCCCTGTTCCTTGCCACTGCACACCGCTCCACAGCATGCCCTGTTCCCTGCCACTGCACACCACTACACAGCATGCCCTGTTCCCTGCCACTGCACACCATGCCCTGTTCCTTGCCACTGCACACCGCTCCACTGCATGCCCTGTTCCCTGCCACTGCACACCACTACACAGCATGCCCTGTTCCCTGCCACTGCACACCATGCCCTGTTCCTTGCCACTGCACACCGCTCCACAGCATGCCCTGTTCCCTGCCACTGCACACCACTACACAGCATGCCCTGTTCCCTGCCACTGCACACCGCTACACAGCATGCCCTGTTCCCTGCCACTGCACACCACTACACAGCATGCCCTGTTCCCTGACACTGCACACCGCTCCACAGCATGCCTTGTTCCCTGCCACTGCACACCACTACACAGCATTCCCTGTTCCCTGCCACTGCACACCACTACACAGCATGCCCTGTTCCCTGCCACTGCACACCGCTCCACAGCATGCCCTGTTCCCTGCCTCTGCACACCACTACACAGCATGCCCTGTTCCCTGCCACTGCACACCACTACACAGCATGCCCTATTCCTTGCCACTGCACACCACTACACAGCATGCCCTATTCCTTGCCACTGCACACCGCTCCACAGCATGCCCTGTTCCCTGCCACTGCACACCACTACACGGCATGTCATATTCACtgcctctctctgatctctctcaacATGCAGTAGCTGCCTGCCAGGGGAAAGAACACACATATGAAGAGATAAAAAATTAATTATTGGCGTATTCAAACACGCCCACATCACTGCTCTTTGAATCACTCAATAGTTACAGACATCTCTGGTATGTGGATTTGCATAGGGTTGATTACATGGATTAAGCCTAGTAAGCAAGTTATTTTTAGTCCAAAAATAAACCAAATCTGTGTTCGGGAAACTAGACCCGAGTAGTAGTTTCAAGCGAGCCAGGATTCTGACAAACATGTTGATAGCTGCTGCACGATTGTACTTTTCCATGAATCAATTGTTTAACAACTTTAACGCACATCTTTTGGGAGGAGAGCTTAGCATGCAGCGGCTGTTCAAGACAAGTTTAAAGAAACAGACTATTCACAATAATTAAATCTCCAGGGCCCTGGGAGTTTAATTGGGTCGTGGAAAAGCAGTTTCACACACAGAACGCAGGCAGATTTATTGTTCATGGACACAAAACAAGTCAAGTGTATGAGAGGCCTGATCTGGTGTCAGCGTGTGTTCTCTGTCTATCCCACGTACAGTACTGAGCATCACATGACCTCCATGCAGACATTccatcccctccctttctcctctttgGTGAGTGTCAATGCATGTCTTTTCCAGGGTCCTCTGGGGACATAGAGTAAGCCTCTATATTCTACACTACTTGCATGCAGTAGAGAGATGTTGGTTCTAGTTCTGGTCCTGTAATCATAAAACGTCTCAgagaaggagtgctgatctaggatcagtttctttattttagatcacaattcatcagattacatggacagtggggcctgatcttagatcagcattcctactctgTCCCCCTGTCCATATACACTTATTATTTTAGATCtaaaaaaggctaaactgatccttcACCAGTTTTTATATTTGTGGTTGTGGTCACTCCTCGTCAGGGTCGGACAGCTCATAGCCCAGGCGGCTGGCGGAGGGGAAGTGTGCCCAGAAGGTTCTGGACAGGTCTTCAATCTTCTCATAACCAGCGTACTCGCGCAGAGCCTCCACCCAGCCGAAGAAGTCAGAGGAGGTCAGAGCCCAGTTGGGCATGCTGCGCTTCTCACGCCCCAAATCTGCTGCTGGGAACCAATGAGAGCACAAGAAGAGAAGAGGACGTCAAAAGGGAACCAATCAGAGGCTGAGTGAATGATACTGCACTTCACTAAGACTGGTCACATGACACAACTTGACATGGATTGATAGCCGTTTACTACATACATTATTTTCAGTATAATACACAATCAACACACAATCTGTATTAATTGattatacatgtgtgtttgtgacaGTGATAGAACCACTGTACGGAACCTTTGCTGAAGGGAAGTCTGCCTCACCAATGGGAAAATCTACTCTGGCAATTTTCCCACTTCCCAGCCTTCCTCCCTGCTACACCAACCATAGCAGCCCCGTTCATTTCTCCGTGTTCACCTCTCTGTCACCCCTTCACTACAACCTGAGCTTAAGCCGCATTCCTTTAACCAAAGTCAATATAATACCTTGTAAAAAAACGGCTCGTCTTCGAATTGAAATCAAATCCCCCGTTGAGCATCTCAGGCTTATGGTTGATTAAAGACCAGTCAGGGGCGAGCGGCGCCGGACATCCCCTAAGCCCAGAGACAGGCCTCTCACTGTggggtggtgggagagagggcCTGGTCCACGTTGGGAAAGCAGGCTGGGACAACAACACTCCACAGCTCCCAACTCAAACATAACACAACGGTGTGAGTGACTGTAGGAATATGATAAGGAACAACACCATGTAGTGTGGAGGCACCAAGGAAGTCTTCTCTCACATCTgtccctctgacctctctcacatctgtccctctgacctctctcacatctatccctctgacctctctcacaGCTgtccctctgacctctctcacgtctctccctctgacctctctcacatctatccctctgacctctctcacaGCTgtccctctgacctctctcacgtctctccctctgacctctctcacgtctctccctctgacctctctcacgtctgtccctctgacctctctcacgTCTGTCCCTCTGACTTCCCTCACATCTGTCCCTCTGACCTCCCTCACGTCTgtccctctgacctctctcacgtctgtccctctgacctctctcacgTCTGTCCCTCTGACCTCCCTCACGTCTGtccctctgacctccctctcATCTGTCCCTCTGACCTCCCTCACATCTGTCCCTCTGACCTCCCTCACATCTgtccctctgacctctctcacaTCTGTCCCTCTGACCTCTTTCACATCTGTCCCTCTGACCTCCCTCACATCTgtccctctgacctctctcacaTCTGTCCCTCTGACCTCTCCCCTGGTCCCTtgctgtgtgtgtacatacactgaaTGCACAggacattaagaacaccttcctaatattgagttgcgcccccccccccccattcctttgccctcagaacagcctcaattcatcaaggcaatgactctacaaggtgttccacagggatgcttggCCCATGTTgcctccaatgcttctcacagttgtgtcaagttggctggatgtcctttgagcggtgaaccattcttaatacacacgggaaactgttgagtgtgaaaaacagcAGCGTGGCAGTTCTTGACCAACTGAAAcctgtgcacctggcacctacgaccataccccgttcaaagccacttaaatattttgtctggcgcattcaccctctgaatggcacacatacacaatacatccatgtctcaatggtctcaaggcttaaaaatccttctttaacttgtctcctccccttcatctacactgattgaagtggatttaacaagtaacatcgataagggatcatagcgttcacctggaatcagctggtcagtctgtcatggaaagagcaggtgttcctaatgttttgtccactcagtgtatgtctTCAAGCTATAGTTGCACAACTCAAAATATTGAATCAACATCTCTAGGGCTGGTTTGATTGAATCCAACCCCATCTTGGTAACCCCTGGTTACCCAGTCTCCCACACTCACCTTTGCCTTCTTCTCCTGCTGTTTCCTCAGCCCCTGAGTTCGAGGGAGAAAAGACAGGAATTATTCAGACCGAAGGCACCATATGGGTCTTCATGGTGACTCACACAGCCCTGTTGATGGGTGACTTGATACAAAACAGAGATAGTGAATAAGTCTAACTGAGGAGTGCTTTTTTTTAATTAATCTCTGTCTatcaactctctctccctccttgtctctaTCTCTGACATTGCCCAACATGCTGGGCAGGCAGCAGCAGATTAGCAGACGGGGGTGTtgcggacagagagagggagacagaggcagTGGGGTGTAAGACAGGGGATGAAGAGGATATGGAGCGGCTGACTGCTAAGTGCCATGTGCTGCGCCTGGCCCTGGACTGCTCTGacattcagacattcacagccttTATTAAATCTCCTCAGAGGATAGGAAGGTCGCGGCAGATCAAAGAAGAAGGTAAAGCCCAGTGGAgagaaacagacctgggttcaaacactatttgaatacatttcaacatgGTTTATCTGGGCttaattgagcttgcctggcacagtagaaccaatagaatagtctgAAAAAtacaaaccctgcccatctggcactccaggcagaccgAAGCAAACGCTAAACGTGTTAGAAAAATCTTGAATAGTATTTGGACCCAGGTCTGGGAAGATACATAGGGGAGGGGAAAGATAAACGCTCAGCTTGGTCAACAGAGACTAGAGAGAGCTAAGCAAGGTAGGCAGGCACACAGTGTAATACTTCTACCGTCTCAATGAAAACAAAAGAGGGAGAAAGCAAAAGAAGGGAATGACCTGCGACTGGTCTATTCTGACCCACAACCAGACGCTTTTCATCAAAACAACGTCATTTCCACTCAATCAAATATCTTGGAGGGATGTTGTGACAAAAGATCTATGTCTCTGAATAGCCAATACTGCACATGCATTGTGTTGGCAAGCAGGAAGAAGCGCTGCTCAATTAAATATACAGTATTGTGGTGTGCTGTTGAAGAAATGGTACCAACTGTCCTCATACCAATATAAAGAACACAGGTATATCATGGGAGGGCATCcgtttcatttgaaagaaaaacCTTCAAAACTTTCTCCTCACATTCCACAGTAAAACCCAAGTTGACAGAAAAAATGTGCAGCTATAAACAATGTAAAGAGACATGTTGAGGACTAAACTTCACAGTTGATGCAGTGAGACAGAACCCAGTAAAAACACTATAATCAATAACGTTCTTTTATCTGCTGCTGTTGACTGTACCGGCTGTTGAAATGTCAGAGTAGTTTGTCAGAAGGTTACATTCCTAGTGAACTAATGGACAACATTCCCTCCAGGGAAACAAATTGACTGACTGTCCGGCTGCATCTCCGAGGTAATTAGTTCCAGCTGACGGTTTCCGAGAGATGCTCCAGACTGCGGTAAGAGACAACAGCAGGCCAATAACAGTCTCCTTCAGATGTAACATACAACATCTCAATCGTGGAggattcctctctccatctcctcttatCCATCTACAGCACACGGAGCCGAGAACCCAGGAGAGAGCTAGTGAACTTTTCTCCGTTCTTTCAAACCAGGCCCACAGAGATTTTGGAGAGATGAATTGAAGAAAGGAGGCCGCCACCACCACTTCAGACTTGAGTTTTATCCAAGTACACATCACAATCCAATACTACCCTAATGCGCAAAATAGGTTAAAATGACACTGAAGAGATTAGAGAATATCACTGAAAATGAAAACGGCACAGGCTCGGAGACTCTCCGCTCTGTAGAGTGCTAACAGGCTGACTTACCTATTAGAGAGAGGAGACCCAGCAGGACGACCCAGAGCAGCATTGAGACACAAAGACGAGGCATGGTTTTGCACTGTGGTAGGCCGcacaaagacagaaacacaaccacaAACTGTGAGAAATTGTCACAGCTTTTACCCCCGCATGGTTTTGCTTGTTCTGTAACATCTTAAGGTTTCTCTCGGGGAGAGGAGTTGTGTCAGAGGACAACAGAAGGATACAACAAAGAAGGTTTGAATCAAGTAAGCAGACTAAGAGCTACATGTAACATTTGAAGGTACATTTCACATTTTGTAGCAGGTGCAATGttggcaaccccccccccccaataaacaGATAAAAAACACCCAAAACAAAATCAATAAACAATCTTCATTTACACTGATACAGGTACCTGGTGCTGGATCCGGGCTCTTGGTCCTCTTGCTCtgggcgagtgtgtgtgtgtgtgtagcgtgtgtaTGTCCAGATATACCCAGAACCTGGATGGGAGGACAGATACAGTTAACAGAGATGTCCAGGATATGTTGGTCCTTCACACTTCAGATCCACATGCCATACCTTACATCCGAACCCACCGCCCTCTCTTTCCTACCCAGTCTCCACTTCTCACACCTGAGGCAGACATGTCAACGGACTGAAAGGCTTCCTTTGTGGacgaaggggagaggggggaagagggggagcagGGGAATGTCAACACTCTCTTACCCCTCACCAACTAGGTCCGATGCAGACAAATTGTACCCGTCTAGATAACTTGCCATTGCTTATGCTCCCGAGCATGGCAATATTATGGCTGTGAAAATGTGTCCATTCATTTAATGAAACACAATCATCAATCATCCTTTCATGTACAGCAAAATGTTCGATCAATACCTGCACATCTTGATCTTGAAAGTGACAAAAGTTCATGACCTACATTGTTTTTGTAACCCCCATATTAAAATGTATGCAATTTGTGacgttggataaaagtgtctgctaaatggctagATACATTATAATATTCTAAAAGACAAACTATACAAACCCTACATGGTCTTTCACATATTGTATCTGGGAGCCAAGGATTGTGTTCTCTCTTGGTTCCCCTTTATGTAGGTCTCCACTGCCTCAACCACAGACGACCACAACGGGGGCCTCAAATACAGTCCACATTTACCTCCGTTTGTCCCTGAGGAGCTGTACAGGAGCATTACGCCTCGGCAACACCTGTACTGGATCTGGctagctaaactcagcaaaaaaagaaacgtccctttttcaggaccctgtctttcaaagataattcgaaaaaatccaaataacttcagagatcttcattgtaaagggtggaacggtcgttaagaccctaacagcttacagacggtaggcaattaaggtcagagttatgaaaacttaggacactaaagaggcctttctactgactctgaaacacaccaaaagaaagatgcccagagtccctgctcatctgcgtgaacgtgccttagtcatgctgcaaggaggcatgaggactgcagatgtagccAGGGCAATAAACTGCAATGTCCGttctgtgagatgcctaagacagcgctacagggagacagaacggacagcccgttgtcctcgcagtggcagaccacgtgtaacaacacatgcacaggatcggtacatccgaacatcacacctgcaggacaggtacaggatgggaacaacaactgcccgatttACACtgggaatgcacaatccctccatcagtgctcagactgtccgcaataggctgagagaggctggaatgagggcttgtaggcctgttgtaaggcaggtcctcaccagacatcaccggcaacaaagtcgcctatgggcacaaacccactgttgctggaccagacaggactggcaaaaagtgctcttcactgacgagtcgcggttttgtctcaccaggtgtgatggtgagtttatcgttgaaggaatgagcattacaccgaggcctacactctggagcaggatcgatttggagatggagggtccgtcatggtctggggtggtgtgtaacagcatcatcggactgagcttgttgtcattgcaggcaatctcaacgccgtgcgttacagggaagacatcctcctccctcatgtggttcccttcctgcaggctcatcctgacacgaccctccagcatgacaatgccaccagccatactgctcgttctgtgcgtgatttcctgcaagagaggaat from Oncorhynchus clarkii lewisi isolate Uvic-CL-2024 chromosome 7, UVic_Ocla_1.0, whole genome shotgun sequence includes the following:
- the LOC139414151 gene encoding otospiralin-like; protein product: MPRLCVSMLLWVVLLGLLSLIGAEETAGEEGKAADLGREKRSMPNWALTSSDFFGWVEALREYAGYEKIEDLSRTFWAHFPSASRLGYELSDPDEE